From a region of the Phaeodactylum tricornutum CCAP 1055/1 chromosome 4, whole genome shotgun sequence genome:
- a CDS encoding predicted protein — translation MLPSSMSPSSKEAVEYITTHDVVFGRGRGYEKHPGNVRFHEILESYMDQYMAAKTRAQKVAISVSIISSVSMSGRFLRYDGTPQGWVPAHGDSVCNKVSQALRHRARIKKKEAQYEKTYRATLNCDKSLADRQTNVMPDIYECSRPGIEFPSNNRAKLVEHQHGLSPIPFHDSATIDTIGLDQVTFDDIDLLNRILFNSTPCSTNFEFQASRDFPPSWYPTIKSKQHSNVWRHDNFSYSVAIDPSEIRARYMFGCDFNSFCHKPITQLSIMTEDMNSCSHLQTLQHQQAFPDLNPELKLQTKERLRSPSSSIEEHEIHCHPKLGDHPAEVELTSIEEDLDELFQESWNLFDFDSCL, via the coding sequence ATGTTACCGTCCAGTATGAGTCCGTCATCAAAAGAAGCTGTGGAATACATCACCACCCATGATGTGGTGTTTGGGAGAGGGAGAGGATACGAAAAGCATCCAGGAAACGTGCGATTTCACGAAATCCTTGAAAGCTACATGGACCAATACATGGCTGCAAAAACACGAGCGCAGAAGGTTGCTATCTCTGTCTCAATAATTTCTAGCGTCAGTATGTCGGGACGCTTTCTAAGATATGATGGCACTCCCCAAGGATGGGTTCCAGCCCATGGGGACTCTGTCTGCAATAAGGTAAGCCAAGCTCTTCGGCATCGTGCAAGaataaagaagaaagaagcaCAATATGAGAAAACGTATAGGGCTACTCTTAATTGCGACAAATCGCTAGCTGACCGACAGACAAATGTAATGCCGGATATATATGAATGCAGTCGACCGGGAATTGAGTTTCCATCAAACAACAGAGCTAAGCTGGTCGAGCACCAGCACGGCCTTTCGCCCATTCCTTTTCACGATAGTGCAACAATCGACACAATTGGGCTAGACCAAGTAacatttgatgacattgACCTACTGAACAGAATCCTATTCAATAGCACTCCCTGCAGCACTAACTTCGAGTTTCAAGCTTCCCGCGACTTTCCCCCCAGCTGGTATCCAACAATCAAGTCAAAGCAACATTCCAATGTATGGCGACATGACAATTTCAGCTATTCTGTGGCCATCGATCCTTCTGAGATCAGAGCGCGGTATATGTTTGGTTGCGATTTCAATTCATTTTGCCACAAGCCAATCACTCAGTTGTCGATAATGACCGAAGATATGAACAGTTGTAGTCATTTGCAGACCTTACAACATCAGCAGGCTTTTCCAGATTTGAACCCAGAGCTCAAATTACAAACAAAAGAGCGCCTGCGCTCGCCATCGAGCTCAATTGAAGAACATGAAATTCATTGCCATCCAAAGCTTGGCGATCATCCAGCCGAAGTCGAATTAACTTCTATCGAGGAGGATCTCGATGAGCTTTTTCAAGAATCATGGAATTTATTCGACTTTGACTCTTGCTTGTAA
- a CDS encoding predicted protein (similarity to 2-C-methyl-D-erythritol 4-phosphate cytidylyltransferase, that forms part of an alternative nonmevalonate pathway for terpenoid biosynthesis; unknownn protein), producing the protein MQASKRVRFPDDDQHGPLSILLCTVPHREDFSKEEQENLYFSRGDYHMSRSAAKVVSKESERLGYSKTLRAVFQEKSKEAQDSLNLWAASGHSRRGLERWANKEHGEIRQREQFNAVMAVLRAQDDMLCNKGQVSGEALRKVSYKATKTSRHFARMMGKADSYAVAATLKGSDDGSLATAITFLTMQSEEDNVSKRSLSWDDQSVDVTITGGDELKDSCHGDRRSGSRLRRFGFGRKQREPKVPATEPRVSRVA; encoded by the coding sequence ATGCAAGCTTCGAAGCGCGTCCGTTTCCCGGACGATGATCAGCATGGTCCCTTGTCAATACTGCTTTGCACGGTACCACACCGGGAAGATTTTAGCAAGGAGGAGCAAGAGAACCTGTACTTTTCGAGAGGGGACTACCACATGAGTAGATCGGCCGCCAAGGTCGTTAGTAAAGAGAGTGAGCGACTCGGCTACAGCAAAACACTTCGTGCAGTGTTTCAGGAAAAGAGCAAGGAAGCGCAGGACTCTTTAAACCTGTGGGCGGCTAGCGGTCACAGCCGGAGAGGTCTGGAACGGTGGGCAAATAAGGAACACGGGGAAATTCGACAGCGGGAACAATTTAACGCCGTAATGGCGGTATTGCGCGCGCAGGATGACATGCTGTGCAACAAAGGGCAGGTGAGCGGCGAGGCGTTACGGAAAGTATCGTACAAAGCTACGAAAACGTCGCGACATTTCGCACGGATGATGGGTAAGGCGGACTCGTATGCAGTCGCTGCTACACTGAAGGGTTCCGACGACGGCTCGTTAGCCACCGCGATCACATTTCTGACCATGCAAAGCGAAGAAGATAATGTCTCGAAACGAAGTCTTTCGTGGGACGATCAGTCGGTGGATGTGACAATAACTGGTGGGGATGAATTGAAAGATAGTTGTCACGGTGACCGACGCTCTGGAAGCCGTTTAAGGCGCTTTGGTTTTGGTCGAAAACAACGAGAGCCCAAAGTTCCTGCCACCGAGCCTCGCGTTTCGCGAGTCGCCTAG
- a CDS encoding predicted protein, giving the protein MCFQTVGLVGNKDQVPSHSDVFAGRKRKLRFDDHTAEGWCDRNSKRRAFESSPLSVNLTEEEKESRWITAGEKECIRQNANAEAQECRIQDNRLRLGGQVQFASSTIYSSVYNIVQNANLKDSDDVFSVLNPELLTFLAFSETRGLEDRTVPHLALERRLIRNDAIRQVLQAQQACKGDTDLIGKVAAFCSRPARKFAEALGVADATAAMMEYHSNNRILTKPVKEKSCNTEADCTSFGRVPKEMHTLLEVNQSG; this is encoded by the coding sequence ATGTGTTTTCAAACCGTTGGACTCGTGGGTAACAAGGACCAAGTTCCTTCACATTCCGACGTCTTTGCGGGGCGGAAGAGGAAGCTCCGATTCGATGACCATACTGCGGAAGGTTGGTGTGACCGGAACTCCAAAAGGAGAGCATTTGAAAGCTCACCTTTGTCGGTGAACTTGACTGAAGAAGAGAAGGAGTCGCGATGGATTACAGCCGGAGAGAAGGAATGCATTCGTCAAAACGCGAACGCGGAAGCTCAGGAATGTCGAATTCAAGACAACCGACTTCGTCTTGGTGGTCAAGTTCAGTTTGCCTCGTCCACTATCTACTCCAGCGTGTACAATATTGTTCAAAATGCGAACTTGAAAGATTCAGACGACGTCTTTTCGGTGCTGAATCCAGAACTCTTGACGTTTCTAGCCTTTAGCGAAACGCGTGGTCTAGAGGACAGAACAGTTCCACATTTGGCGCTGGAAAGGAGGTTGATCCGTAACGACGCGATTCGGCAAGTGCTACAAGCGCAACAGGCATGTAAGGGCGATACAGATCTTATTGGGAAAGTTGCTGCTTTTTGCTCACGACCGGCAAGGAAGTTCGCAGAAGCCCTAGGAGTCGCCGACGCTACCGCAGCCATGATGGAATATCATAGTAATAACCGCATCCTCACCAAGCCTGTGAAGGAAAAGAGTTGCAACACCGAAGCCGACTGTACTTCATTCGGGCGAGTACCGAAAGAAATGCATACACTGCTCGAGGTGAATCAGTCAGGTTGA
- a CDS encoding predicted protein: VTLPLPFSAEIACSRFTDLPQQPRWSPWITSVEYQGTESQWKVNVRGISLTWKAISQVVEDPWPGISWESVSGLTNRGIVEFVPDSETSCLMNVRMAIVPPRILQPLFRGTSVFIEDFLRDKLLKWSLEMFRDVVK; encoded by the coding sequence GTTACCCTCCCACTTCCGTTCTCGGCCGAAATTGCGTGTTCCCGGTTTACAGATTTACCCCAACAGCCACGCTGGTCGCCTTGGATTACAAGTGTTGAATATCAGGGCACAGAATCCCAATGGAAAGTGAATGTTCGAGGAATTTCTCTCACCTGGAAAGCTATAAGTCAAGTTGTGGAGGATCCCTGGCCAGGGATTTCGTGGGAGTCTGTTTCGGGTTTGACTAATAGAGGAATTGTTGAATTTGTTCCGGATTCTGAAACCTCCTGCCTCATGAATGTCAGAATGGCAATTGTCCCCCCTCGTATTTTACAGCCTCTCTTCCGCGGAACCTCCGTCTTTATCGAAGACTTTTTGCGCGACAAGTTGTTGAAATGGTCTCTCGAGATGTTTAGGGATGTTGTTAAG
- a CDS encoding predicted protein: MPLGLLAKDSIQDLASLAREPETGSSTESGKDVIDGTIPTHERLLFQKSGADANTHSSVEHASLPLNASDASVGRDETNTSTTTAPATAIANPQQADEKETNGTSAVALPPASSAQYSGFAADYADYRVYHDDPSYSHQSDSVYHDPYAPTMFLAEARQKPNWLGCLFPFFFHQHAVAHGPAFGEHQYSSNANHLDAANANSPTTDPARPPGDDDEMSSGSDVFGEKLSQRERQAVLARLRLGQPDTPNGSATGPNHTPGTGPTGTTINPRNGKGLLNGISTYDQSPLNSGMEDGSTNPLKGILKNITSLTNVKHPGTSQSSGKNSEDPGASSVASTVSRRSLFPTAYEKPSGPRHNLHVAFAPMARVVTVKSKNDMSAQEKADVWWQRHDYDDFRKTGRIITRAMVEGGSEIWLTSDEVKPTFHPSGRGQATSHSTSVMSHEERKKQDPASDAGDTISEQRDKWWHKFGHSRRGLEHVVSMDEGRERQQNVRSAIRAVLEEQNMQTLYKKPDSEKLRSVALKHTTWARDLALASGASDADAVKANFAEDRKSREFYLLKMARTNPTIKTSRLVPGFMQPCMHTPGAPTRTKTFELDNHTSTQIRYRRQIHREDEEKKNELSEPVRDPDPEEHGDTLAKRAAGFSSEGDEKVNMAAVLSGMGAVPQEPPSVKV, encoded by the coding sequence ATGCCGTTGGGATTGTTAGCCAAAGACTCGATCCAAGATTTGGCTTCCTTGGCCCGGGAACCGGAGACTGGATCGTCGACGGAATCAGGGAAGGATGTGATTGACGGAACAATTCCCACGCACGAGCggctcttgttccaaaagTCCGGAGCGGACGCCAACACCCACTCGAGCGTCGAACACGCCTCGTTGCCGCTCAACGCGTCCGATGCAAGTGTCGGACGCGATGAAACGAATACCAGCACTACCACCGCTCCTGCCACGGCCATTGCCAATCCACAACAAGCGGACGAGAAAGAAACCAACGGCACGTCCGCGGTAGCTCTTCCGCCGGCCTCGTCCGCGCAGTACTCGGGCTTTGCCGCGGATTATGCCGACTACCGTGTCTACCACGACGATCCCTCATATTCGCACCAATCCGATTCCGTCTACCACGATCCCTACGCGCCTACCATGTTCTTGGCGGAGGCTCGTCAGAAACCCAATTGGTTGGGTTGCCTCTTTccctttttctttcaccAGCACGCGGTGGCGCACGGACCCGCCTTTGGCGAACACCAGTATTCTTCCAATGCCAACCATTTGGACGCCGCCAATGCCAATAGTCCCACTACGGACCCTGCCCGACCACCaggtgacgacgacgaaatgtcCAGTGGCAGCGACGTTTTTGGTGAGAAACTCTCACAACGCGAACGACAGGCCGTCCTGGCGAGACTGAGACTGGGGCAACCCGATACTCCCAACGGATCCGCCACCGGTCCGAACCATACCCCGGGAACCGGACCCACCGGTACTACCATCAACCCACGTAACGGTAAGGGTTTGTTGAACGGGATATCAACCTACGATCAATCGCCGCTGAATTCCGGCATGGAAGATGGGTCGACGAATCCACTCAAGGGGATTTTGAAGAACATTACTTCCCTCACCAACGTGAAACATCCCGGCACCAGCCAGTCGTCGGGGAAAAACAGCGAAGACCCTGGTGCATCCAGTGTAGCCAGCACCGTTTCTCGTCGGTCGCTCTTTCCGACGGCGTACGAAAAGCCCAGCGGTCCGCGCCATAATCTCCACGTGGCCTTTGCGCCCATGGCGCGCGTCGTGACGGTCAAATCCAAAAACGACATGAGTGCACAAGAAAAGGCCGACGTGTGGTGGCAGCGTCACGATTACGATGACTTCCGAAAGACCGGTCGGATCATTACACGCGCCATGGTCGAAGGCGGCAGCGAAATATGGTTGACCTCGGACGAGGTCAAACCAACATTTCATCCGAGTGGTCGTGGACAGGCTACGTCGCATTCGACTTCTGTAATGTCGCACGAGGAGCGTAAAAAGCAAGACCCAGCGTCTGACGCTGGAGATACAATTTCAGAACAGCGTGACAAGTGGTGGCACAAGTTTGGTCACTCCCGACGAGGCCTGGAACACGTCGTTTCCATGGACGAAGGACGCGAGCGACAGCAAAACGTACGCAGTGCCATTCGAGCGGTGCTCGAGGAACAGAATATGCAAACTCTGTACAAGAAGCCGGATAGCGAAAAGCTACGGTCAGTAGCCCTCAAGCACACCACCTGGGCACGTGATTTAGCGCTGGCTTCGGGAGCTTCCGACGCGGACGCCGTAAAGGCGAATTTTGCGGAAGACCGCAAGTCTCGCGAGTTTTATCTTTTGAAAATGGCGCGGACCAACCCAACCATCAAGACGAGTCGACTCGTTCCGGGCTTTATGCAACCGTGTATGCACACACCCGGCGCACCTACTCGGACCAAGACCTTCGAATTGGACAACCACACGTCAACACAGATCCGGTATCGAAGACAAATACACcgagaagacgaagaaaagaaaaacgagtTGTCCGAACCGGTACGAGATCCAGATCCAGAAGAGCACGGGGATACACTGGCCAAACGCGCGGCGGGGTTTTCGTCCGAGGGCgacgaaaaagtcaacaTGGCTGCCGTGCTGTCCGGTATGGGAGCCGTCCCGCAAGAACCACCCAGTGTCAAGGTTTAG
- a CDS encoding predicted protein, protein HVPVRIHDQCLTSEVFRSQRCDCKEQLHMALLYIQKHGGCIIYLQQEGRGIGLANKVAAYALQDNGLDTVDANLHLGFPEDSREYGVVKAILRDMQIGSIQLMTNNPRKVERMARLGIVVDRTLPMVVPQTNPYNHKYMETKKTRMNH, encoded by the exons CACGTGCCCGTACGCATTCACGATCAGTGTCTCACGTCCGAAGTCTTTCGATCCCAACG CTGTGATTGCAAAGAGCAGTTGCACATGGCCTTGCTGTACATTCAAAAACACGGCGGATGTATTATTTATCTACAACAGGAAGGTCGAGGCATTGGATTGGCCAACAAGGTGGCGGCATACGCCTTGCAGGACAATGGGCTGGACACGGTGGACGCCAATCTGCATTTGGGCTTCCCCGAAGACAGTCGCGAGTACGGTGTCGTCAAGGCCATTCTGCGAGACATGCAAATAGGTTCCATCCAACTCATGACTAACAATCCGCGCAAGGTAGAACGCATGGCTCGACTCGGTATCGTCGTTGACCGGACCCTACCCATGGTGGTTCCACAAACGAATCCGTACAACCACAAGTACATGGAAACCAAAAAAACGCGCATGAACCAC
- a CDS encoding predicted protein: protein AIASMKRGEMVVVVDDMDRENEGDFIMAADQCTELDMARIVRYSSGVVCIAMEGSRLEELKLPPMVTNNQDPKGTAFSVTVDATKKHGITTGISASDRATTINLLANPSTAAIDFHRPGHIFPLRAQEGGVLARDGHTEAAVDLSRLAGRSPAGVLCEIVSEDNPTEMMRLPEIRRFCKRHGFVLTSIVDIAQY, encoded by the coding sequence GCCATTGCGTCTATGAAACGCGGTGAaatggtcgtcgtcgttgacgatATGGATCGGGAAAACGAGGGCGATTTCATCATGGCGGCGGATCAGTGCACGGAACTAGACATGGCACGGATTGTACGCTACTCCTCGGGCGTCGTGTGCATCGCCATGGAAGGCTCACGACTGGAAGAACTAAAGTTACCGCCCATGGTAACAAACAACCAAGATCCCAAAGGCACGGCCTTTTCCGTAACGGTGGATGCGACCAAAAAGCACGGTATCACCACCGGCATTAGTGCGTCGGATCGGGCCACGACCATCAATCTATTGGCGAATCCCTCCACGGCGGCGATCGATTTTCATCGACCCGGACACATTTTTCCGTTGCGGGCGCAAGAAGGTGGCGTGTTGGCGCGGGACGGACACACCGAGGCCGCGGTAGACCTATCGCGACTAGCGGGACGGAGTCCGGCGGGGGTTCTTTGTGAAATTGTCTCGGAAGACAATCCGACGGAAATGATGCGACTACCGGAAATTAGACGTTTTTGTAAGCGCCACGGGTTCGTGCTGACCAGTATTGTGGACATAGCACAGTAC